Part of the Vigna unguiculata cultivar IT97K-499-35 chromosome 3, ASM411807v1, whole genome shotgun sequence genome, tatttaaaaacttcttataaatattaacatGATTTTATTGAGATAATTCGTTATCTTTTCTAGCGAAAACAATTGAAATTTTAAGATTGCTTTAATCTTGAATTCGATTtctaacattttaaattgtacgcattatatacaattttaatatatttttatgtaaataaatattttcgtaataatattatcaaattttaaaaaatatatttctttaattattatctttttaaatatttttcacgatattagttttattatcaaattttaaaaaatatatttctttaattattatctttttaaatatttttcacgatattagttttattatcaaattttaaaatatatatttctttaattattatcttttaaaatatttttcacgatattagttttattatcaaattttaaaaaatatatttctttaattattatctttttaaatatttttcacgatattagttttattatcaaattttaaaaaatatatttctttaattattatctttttaaatatttttcacgatattagttttattataataagaCGCCCGTGTGAttcttatttttagaatatatgACTTTTTATTGCTATTTCATATTTTagagtaatatttttatgattaatctTATTTTGATTTCCTAAATGGTTTTCTTAGAATTTCTTACCAATTTTACTAAAAAGGTACTTTAAAATCTCTAAGGGGAAATAAGTTTTTCCTAAgtatttattcaaatatgaaaTCGGAGTCAACAAATTCTTAATTAACTATTTCTTAAATCTCTacaattaactaaaaaaaacatttgactcatttaattttattaactgaGCATTGatcaatatttacttttattgtgattttcttaataaaacttttttcccgtaaaatatatttgtaatttttaaattaaataataaatttttttttttatacctttctatatgtgtttattttaataatagagttagtaaaaataattgtcTGTTAGCGTAacgatttttatttttttagtagaaTATCACAATGTTATAAACACCACTCATGAGTGTACTACATTACcataaaatttaactattattatattaaaacaagaaaagaaaatttagagagtaaaaaaaaaaaaaggagaggaGAGTGTTCCAGGGTGATAatttgagggagagagagataATTAATTTGGGTTGATTAGAAGGTGATatttatgttgttcttttttatggATTTGGAGGTGATAGTGGAgttaatttaagaataatttttgtgaaagtttgtgaagGATTTGACTAATgtgactaaaaaaattaaatttaataaataaaaatgtagaaCAACCTAATTGTGGTGTTAAAAAGGTATAGttaaatgatatttagataaattgcaattaatttttcatatattattatcataaataaaaatattataaatatttatgaattgaaaaaaaatatattaaaatatatttgaattagaaaatttaatatttaatttagaaaaaaataaacattgtaTACAAATGTAGTGTGGAATCGGATACAAGTAACATGTATCCGGATATTGAACCATATGTAACCGGATACAAATGTGGTAAGTGGAAAGCTGGAACCGAATACAAATGTGTGCATTAGGAATCTTGTTCGCAGACCTCGAGCCCATGCCTATGAGTGCAGTAGCGACGTGATTTTTTTCACATATAATAACATGGACAATAAGGATACTATGGTAATTTGCCATATTTATCCCTCAAATCTCTTCAAAAAAAAGAGATCGATTTATGTAGTAATCTCGCAATTATTCGCCTTTTCGTCGCTTCCTTTCCCCAAAAAACAATAATTGTTTCTCTCCCTATTCATCGCTCTCCATTCTACTACTACACTATTTCTTCGCATGAGAATATACCTTTAAGAAAGGTTTGATGTTCTTCAAATCCCAACAACTTCGTCTAAGGGACTAAACATAGTTATGATCCTATagagttattttaaaaatatatatattattatattatttatatccaGTATATATCATGAAaagtaatatgaaaaattatattaacaagtaaagtaaaaataaaataaagatttcGAGACCTTggttattaagaaaattatggtTCCATCTCAATTcataaagttattttattgtaaGTCATGGTTGAATTGTTGAAAGAGTGTGAGGAGAGAAAAAAGtcaaatagataaattaaaaaactaagaaATTAAAGTACATATATGGTCTCTTACGGATCAAGAAGTCAATATTCTATCATAATTTATATGTGTTAGatttatgatatttatattacgatttttcttccaaataaatttttttctaaattagtatgaatcgtaattataattttaagaaatattttatgaaattggtataaactttaattatattttcccaaattaatatgaaatttatagATTTTGTGTCTTCGactgtatgataaattttataaagttttgaatttatataattttgctTATTTAATCaaagtggtatgagttttgttgTAATAGTCCAATAGTTTTGGATTTAGCAgcaatcttttaaaaattcaaactgTCATTCTTAATTACACTTCTCTAcgaaaaataatcttttaaaccAAGTAAATATAGTAGTAATCACGCTTAATAAACCTGGAATAAGAATATAAGAATTGCAATTGTATAATTGGACTGTTGTTCCTTGTTATAAGTTTACACTTTAAGCTAacatcatattttatttctgCAGTTATGTTGTTGATGTTATATTGACCTTGATGACCTGCAGAGAGCAAAACATCATATCATTTATctgtgtttttaatattttcaatttgtttgGACTTTGATGATGCTCCTCATTTTTAGGTTACATTAAATCACGGTGCATGGACTATTGTACTAATGCAGACCTTGACTATTATAGTCACTAGTGGTAGATTTATGTTCATGCTTAGTTATTGAATATGAACTTGTTTTAGGAAGATTTGCTTGGCTTCGTGAACACCCCATACCTCATCATCATTGCCTGGACTGAACCAGATATATATTGCAACGTTGTTTGTGTtgtgatcttttttttttttttttcctgtttaATAGATCATTGTTGTATTCTTCATTGaaggagaattttttttttttcgtaatatAACATTGGGACAATGTTCACTGAACTCAATCTggaatgaaaaaaattcaaatctaaTTTTGGACCTCAAATTAAACATTTGGGAAAAAACTGGCGGCCCAGCCCGTGGGTCGGATCCAAAAATCCAACCTGTTTTATCCTAGCGGGCCAGTCCGGTCCGATCTGTTTAAAACGGGTCAAAATCAAGCAAGATCAAAACGGGTCAGGCTGACCCGTTTTGACAATCCTAGCTTTATAATGTGACAATTATGATTTCTGAAGATAtgtgataattttatattaaaaaaataataataaagagtaatataattgattatattttaaaaaggaaaacttgtaataaaaatgaaaaaaatacatttatctCAACTatgagaaatttcatgacaatccaataattaaaaaaatgaaaaacaacttatAGAGTTCATGTAATTAcatatgataaatttgaaaattcattagtttgaaaaatacatttatCTCAACTATGAGAAATTTCATTGCAatccaataattaaaaaaatgaaaaacaacttatAGAGTTCATGTAATTAcatatgataaatttgaaaattcattAGTTTGAAAAAACATCATCGAATCCAATGATACtcacaaaatcaattaatgaAGCATGATTAATGTCTAGGGTGTCCATGTATGTCCCACTAATTAGTACAGTAGGGAAGCGTGGGAGGGATGTATCCGGACACTTGCACAACGGGAGAGATGTTGTTCAAGTTAAGGTGCAGTTATCAAAGGAAGATAGGGAGAGAAGAGGATAGACCCAGCTTGGTATGGATGGATGTGTATACCCGGCCCAGTGTTCGTGTACACCTCGACCCAGTATCCATGTACACCTCGGCCACTGTGGACAATGTGCGTTCCATGGCCTAACAAGGCAACAGGCACATCCTGGCCTAAAGGGCCGAGTACATCTCGACCTAAGGAGCTTGGTACATCTCGGCCAAAGGGGCCTGGTACATGATGGATTGGCAACACAGAGGGGCAGATCTTTCCAGTAATGGCAGAGATAACATACAGGTCCAGGAATTCAAAGGCTCAACATCAATGGGAATTTGGAAATGTTACCGTTAAGGTCTGGGGCAGTTACGACATTCAATAGATTCCTTATTGCttaatgaaagaagaaaaccgCCTTATAGGTAATAAAGTCGGGGGTGATGCCAGATAATATAAGAGACGATTCAATGACTGAGAGGGGTATCTAATCTTGAACTCATATAGTACATAGAGAATATTGGGTTATTTCTGACTTAAGCATTAGAGTGCTTACAGGTACCTCACTCCCGGCGGTGGATCAGTGTCAATAATAAGAAAAGGAGACATGGAGAAAGAAGGCTGAAGGTTCTTGAGATCGCTTGGTTCCAACCATAGAAAAACAATTAACTTATCACTTATCTAAATTAGGATTTATATCAAATACATCTAAAAAGTTATTCAAAGTGTAGTATTATGATATGACGGTCAATAAATATAAAGTGTTTATATTCGtagcaaataaatttaaaaagaaaattataaccaatataaaagtttatatgATGGGTGTAACGAGTCCATCATACGCCTAGGTAAAGCATAATTTACGAACAAACAACAACTATTACTTCAATTTCGAAAACGATTATATAGTAAAAGACACCAAACACCTGCAacacttttaataatatttgttttattattttattagaataaaaaaattcaacatgCCTCCGTACATATTAGTCAAGTCTCAGTTGTAGCAAAGAGCGAGCATACAAACATAATATACATAGTGAAAGTATAAACCCAAGATACATGGTTTTGTTTATATGCTCTAAGAAGTTTTGATCCCATTTTCATCGAATTTTTGTTCCTTAAGATTCTTTCAGAGAGTGTAGTGTTGCTGAATGGTATCAATATCAAGACCCTTCAACTTCACCACTGATTCAACATGTCCCTTGAGTGTGTGGAGCTCCTTCAACCTGCAaattttgacacctcaaattaaGCACATCATATAACACTACACTGCGTATGTATGTTGAAATTCAGAAAAAAGAGGCTATGTTATTTTCCTAGTACATGCCCACGGAATCATTGAGATGCATGCATTAAGTTTGGGAGGAACTGAACCTGGCAGCCTCAGCACGTCTTCTAGCCTGCTCTGCTATTTCAGACTGCTCGTGGTTGACCATGGTTTCTCCTACTTGGAGACCATGAAGTGTGCGCTGAGCCATGGCCCATTGAGCTTCCCTTTCTCCCTTTCCGTAGTCCTTTTTGGTAGTGAAAGCAGTCTGCACCAACACGAGCATTGAAATGAAGAGAGAAACAACAACGAATGAAGTGACAAGTTTGTAAAATGCAAATGTTTCTGGCTAGACCTTGTTCTCAAGCATGTTGTCCCAAGCCTTGCCTGACAGTGCCAAACGAATGATGAACTTAAGGATGTCAAGAGGAATGTAAGTAAAAATGCTGAAGACCCAGATTGCTCCTGCCCATCCCCAACCAATTCCATTGATCCTCGCAAAGTCCCAGTGTGCATACACAGCAATCACAGTTGCCACCTGATTCACCAGTTCCCAGATcacaaataactatttatataacttttaattagaTACACTATGATGGAActacttttttcttatttcttcgTTGATGATCGGTTTCTGTTAGAAGTCTCGTATCGACTAGATATATGATCGATTTAAAGTACATAATTGAGTGCAAATTTCACCTCACAAGTCAGACgttttgtgaggttgaattaggtttaaagttcacttcttaacatgatATGAAAATCGTAATTTAGAATATCCTAACGAGATTTGTTATTTATTGGACATATTGTTCCATTTATTATTGAACACCTATTAATATATAATCTCACGCACAATATGTATATATCTCGACACGAAGAAAGTATGTAGAGTTGAGAAAAGCTTAGGGTCAGAAAGCTATAACTTACCAATTGAGCAGCAAAGAAGGCTGTGATAAGAAAAATTCCAGGGAGTTCAACATAAGACCAACTCCTTGACCTGGTGACAAAGATGAGTGCTTGACTAATGATACTCACTTGAAGGTAAAGGGCTGAGTTAAGCTGCTCCTCACTGTCTGCAATTGGCTTCACACCGAAGGTTCTCTGAAGGGAAAAAAACATCATGGCATGTCATGTCAGAGCAATATGTGATAAGTTGTCTATTATTTGAATAGAGAATAGCACTTACAGTGAAGAAATCAGTGTCATGAACcaaaaagaagaagacaacAGTGATGACGGCCATGTATGCTCCAAGAACAATACCAGTGGCGAAGATTTCTTTCAGCTTCCATGAGTCAGGAAGAGGAGAAGGCTTCACTCTATCCTTGGAAATGGTCATGATGGTTCCATCGTTCAAGATGGCGATAACAAGGACCATGAAAGGGGAGAAGTCGAATTTCCATATCAGAGCAACGAGCATGAATCCAAACACAATACGGATGGTGATGGAAACAGCGTAGATTGTGTAATTCTTCATCCTCTGGAAGATGGCTCGGCTTGTCAAAACAGCACTCACGATCACACTGAGTCCTGGCTCGGTCAGGACAATGTCTGAGGCACTTCTCGCTGCATCAGTGGCATCAGCAACAGCGATACCAATGTCTGCCTTCTTCAGTGCTGGGGCATCATTCACACCATCACCAGTCATTCCACAGATATGCTTTCTATCTTGCAATCTCTTCACAATCTCATACTTGTGCTCTGCATGACACAAGAAAACCAGTTTGTTGTTGTTTCCTTCTAGTATTTAATTAGAGTTTACTCATGCAACCATACAACAACAAAGGGGAGCTTGGTTACATGGATCACATGACACCATTCCACTTTGTTTCAATGATGTTCTTTATGATGATATTAATCATAGATTTTGTTATTCTGTGGTTTTTGTTAGATTAACATGAACTAGGATGTTAGAGTAACATTACCAGGAAAGACTCCGGCAAATCCATCAGCCTTCTCAATGAGTTCATCAATCGGGATTGATGCAATGGTTGGGTCCTTGCTGTCACCAAGAAGAGAGGACGAAGGGTACATGTTGGTGCCCATTCCAAGCCTGCGACCGGTTTCTTTTCCAATGGCAAGTTGATCACCGGTGATCATCTTGACATTGACTCCAAGGTCAAGAGCACGTCGAATAGTCTCAGCACTATCATGCCTTGGAGGGTCAAAGAGGGGCAAGAGACCCAAGAACTCCCAGGGTTCTCCTTCACTCTCCTTGCTCTTTTCCGAAACAGTCTAAAAACCATGTACAAGAGTTTTTAGGGAATTTCCTAGTGGTTGTTTTAAAtgatcattttgttttttaacagTGAATTCATGgcatgtaatatttttatgcaCTTTATTCACCTGGCGTGAAACACCCAATGAACGCAGACCACGGTTAGCATACTCATCAATGACTTTATGAGCCTTTTGCAAAATCTCTCCCTTGAGTCCACAGAGCTCAATAATCTGACATACATAAATTTGGTCAGTCAAATATCAGTAGGTTCATATATGTTATGTTCTATAAGAAAAGTTATTTCATGGTTCTGAAGCACAAGAAAAGTAATGGTGAATCCCTCACTTGCTCAGGAGCACCCTTGCTGCTTCTGTGCCAACTGCCTTGGGCATCAATGTAAGTGATTGCTGTGCGCTTGTCCACTGGATTGAAG contains:
- the LOC114177226 gene encoding ATPase 8, plasma membrane-type, whose protein sequence is MSSDISFEDLKNENVDLEHIPVEEVFKLLKCTKDGLTSAEGEKRLQIFGPNKLEEKTDSKFLKFLGFMWNPLSWVMEAAAVMAIALANGGDKPPDWQDFVGIVVLLLINSTISFIEENNAGNAAAALMAGLAPKTKVLRDGKWSEEEAAILVPGDLISIKLGDIVPADARLLEGDPLKIDQSALTGESLPVTKNPGSEVFSGSTCKQGEIEAVVIATGVHTFFGKAAHLVDSTNNVGHFQKVLTAIGNFCICSIAVGMLIEIIVMFPIQERAYRDGIDNLLVLLIGGIPIAMPTVLSVTMAIGSHRLSEQGAITKRMTAIEEMAGMDVLCSDKTGTLTLNKLTVDKNLIEVFPTDMDKDTLVLYAARASRTENQDAIDASIVGMLSDPKEARAGINEVHFLPFNPVDKRTAITYIDAQGSWHRSSKGAPEQIIELCGLKGEILQKAHKVIDEYANRGLRSLGVSRQTVSEKSKESEGEPWEFLGLLPLFDPPRHDSAETIRRALDLGVNVKMITGDQLAIGKETGRRLGMGTNMYPSSSLLGDSKDPTIASIPIDELIEKADGFAGVFPEHKYEIVKRLQDRKHICGMTGDGVNDAPALKKADIGIAVADATDAARSASDIVLTEPGLSVIVSAVLTSRAIFQRMKNYTIYAVSITIRIVFGFMLVALIWKFDFSPFMVLVIAILNDGTIMTISKDRVKPSPLPDSWKLKEIFATGIVLGAYMAVITVVFFFLVHDTDFFTRTFGVKPIADSEEQLNSALYLQVSIISQALIFVTRSRSWSYVELPGIFLITAFFAAQLVATVIAVYAHWDFARINGIGWGWAGAIWVFSIFTYIPLDILKFIIRLALSGKAWDNMLENKTAFTTKKDYGKGEREAQWAMAQRTLHGLQVGETMVNHEQSEIAEQARRRAEAARLKELHTLKGHVESVVKLKGLDIDTIQQHYTL